In the Pectinatus sottacetonis genome, ACTGTTCCTCTTGTTGGCAGTTTTTTATACAATTTATGCATATTGATTTTTTTATCAACTAATGGACATTATATTATTCTTTCTGCTTTAGTAGAAAGTTTCTCTCTTATCCCTCCTATGACGGCACACTTTGATGGTAAAATTGTTATGTTTGTTATAAACATGGTAGGAAATATTTTTTCTACCGGAATAAAGTTGGCTTTGCCAGTCTTATTTGCTGTTTTACTTACCAATGTAGGATTAGGTGTCCTGGCAAGGACAATGCCACAGATGAATATATTTGTAGTAGGAATTCCGGCTCAGATAATTGTTGGTATATTTGTTATCGGCATAATGTTGCCTTTTTATGTTATTTTTTTGGATGTGATTTTTAATGAATTATATGGCAGTATTACGACCATGCTGCAGGCAATTTATTAGCTGCTGCAATGTAAATCAACCCAAGTTTGATTTACAATTATTTGCGGGGGAAAAAACTGAAGATCCTACAACAAAGCGTTTATCTGATGCTCATAAAAAAGGACAGGTTGCTAAAAGTCAGGATTTGTCAGCATCAATTGTCATATTAATTGGTTTTTTTACTTTATGGGGCTATGGCCAATATATGTATGAAGAAATAACTCAGTTTATGGCCTTCATTTTTATGAATATGCCACTTGTAATAGACACTGAGTATATTATTCATTTGTTCTTTGAAACTATGGGAGTATTGGCTAAAACGGTATTGCCCGTCATGCTTGCTATTTTACTTGCAGGACTAGCATTAAATTATTATCAAGTTGGATTTATTTTTACTGTGGAACCATTATCGTTTGACCTAAATCGCTTAAATCCGATAACAGGAATGGGACGTATCTTTTCTAAGCGTTCGCTTATGGAGCTTTTTAAGTCTATTGCCAAAATTTTGATTGTAGGATATTTTGTTTATTTATATATTATAGATGAAGTTATTCAAATGCCCAAACTTATCTTTATGGATCTTCAAATGGCACTCATAACAATTGTAAATATTATTTTTAAATTGGCATTTGAAATATGTGCTGTTTTATTGATACTAGGCATAATTGATTTTATGTATCAGAAGTGGCAGCATAAACAGGAATTAAAAATGAGTAAACAAGATATAAAAGATGAATTTAAACAAAGTGAAGGAGATCCGCAGGTTAAAGGAAAAATCAAACAAAAACAAAAACAAATGTCTATACAGAGAATGATGCATGAAGTTCCTAAGGCGGATGTTATAATAACAAATCCTACACACTTCGCGATTGCCTTAAAATATGAGCAGGGAATGACAGCACCGCTTATAATAGCAAAAGGACAAGATCTTGTTGCTCAGAAAATTAAAGCTATTGCCCGTGAGGCACATATAGTTATCGTTGAAAATAAACCATTAGCACGTGCATTATATTTATCTACAGAAATAGGGGATGTTGTTCCTCAGGAACTTTATAAAGCCGTTGCTGAAGTTTTAGCATATGTATACCGTTTGAAAAAGAAAAAATTAGCTTAATATTTTAATAAGACTTTTAAGGAGTAGTATATTATGTCCATACCTTCTTCTGCAGCAGCAGGAAATTTTATACATAAATATAGTGACATCGTCGTTGCTTTAGCCATTGTTACAATTGTCATTATGATGATAATTCCATTACCTACTTTTTTGCTGGATTTATTGTTATGTTTAAATATAACATTAGCTCTAACTATTGTTATGATAACTATTTATAATGTTGAACCATTGGATTTTTCTGTTTTTCCATCGCTGCTGTTAATTACAACATTGTTTCGTTTAGCATTAAATGTATCTTCAACAAGATTGATTTTACTAGACGGATATGCCGGAGAGATAATAACTTCCTTTGGTAACTTTGTTGTTGGAGGTAATCCAGTAGTTGGGTTTATTGTTTTCGTAATTTTGATAATTATACAATTTGTCGTAATTACAAAGGGGGCAGAACGTGTTGCAGAAGTTTCTGCCCGTTTTACATTAGATGCTATGCCTGGAAAGCAGATGGCTATTGATGCAGATTTAAATCAAGGTGCAATTACTGATGCTGAAGCAAAGGCAAGACGCGAAAAAATACAGCGTGAAGCAGATTTTTATGGTGCTATGGATGGGGCCAGTAAGTTTGTCAAGGGTGATGCTATAGCGGCTATCATAATAATTATTATTAATATTTTTGGTGGTTTTATAATTGGTATGGCCCAAAGGCATCTGACTATTGCCCAATCACTACAGCAATATACATTGTTGACCGTAGGAGAAGGATTAGTAAATCAGATACCAGCCCTGCTTATATCAACCGCTACTGGTATCATAGTAACAAGAGCTGCCTCTAATGCAAATTTAGGACGTGATTTAACTAGTCAAATATTTAGAAATCCCCGGATATTTTTCATTGTATCATCAGTTTTGTTATTTTTGGCTATAATTCCGGGTCTACCAGGAGTACCTTTTTGTATCTTAGCTTTAATTGCATTAACAATAGGTTATTTCCTGTATAAGTCGCAAAAAACAAGTTTAGCTACAAGTCAAGTTAAGCAGAAAGAAAAGGATAAAGAGGCCATTAAAAAGCCTGAAAATGTGGTATCACTTCTCCAAGTAGATCCAATGGAATTGGAAATCGGTTATAGTTTGATCCCCCTTGTTGATACAGGACAGGGTGGTGATTTACTAGAACGAATCGTAATGATTCGACGTCAATGTGCTTTAGAACTTGGTTTGGTTGTACCTACTATAAGAATACGTGATAATATCCAGATAAAGCCTAATGCATATATAATAAAATTAAAAGGAATTGAAATAGCTAAGGGCGAATTATTACTTGACCACTATTTAGCAATGAATTCAGGAACTGTAGTAGAAGAAATAGAAGGTATTGAAACAACAGAACCAGCATTTGGATTACCTGCTATTTGGATTACAGAGGCGCAAAGAGAACAAGCAGAGCTTAATGGTTATACTGTAGTAGATGCAGTGTCGGTTTTGGCTACTCATTTGACAGAAGAAATCAAAGCACATGCTGATGAAATACTCGGACGACAAGAAACGCAGAATCTTATTGATAATATTAAAAAGACAAGTCCATCTGTGGTAGAGGAACTTATTCCCGATCTCCTTACTGTGGGAGAAATACAAAAAGTCCTGGCTAATTTACTTCATGAACGTGTATCCATACGTGATATGGGAACAATTTTAGAAGTGTTATCGGATTATGCGCGAGTAACGAAGGATACGGATATATTGACAGAATACGTACGACACGCTTTAGCTAGGCAGATTACTAATCAATACGTACAGAATAACACACTGCCTTGTGTTTCTCTTGATCCTGATGTTGAGAATAAGATTGCTTCTTCTATTCAGCGAACAGATCGAGGTGCATTTATTAATCTTGATCCTAATATAACAAAAAACATAATAGTTTCCTTGAATAATGTTTTACAAAAATTAACTGATATGGGATATCAGCCGATTGTTTTAACGGGACCGGCTGTACGTCCATATTTTAGACAATTAGTTGAACGTTCAATTTCGGGAATTATAGTATTATCTCAGGCAGAAATAGAGCCAAGTGTAGAGATTCAAATTCTTGGGGTGGTGAAATTATAATTGCAGATTAAAGTATTCAAAGAACATACCGCAAAAAAGGCAATGGACAAAGTTCGCAGGGAATTGGGTCCAGATGCTGTGATTTTACATACAAAAAAATATACTACTGGAGGAATTTTTGGCTATGGTGGAAAAAAAATGGTTGAAATAACTGCTGCTGTTGAAGATATACCCAAACAAGAGATTTTGCCGAAAGTGATTCTTCCGGCAAAAAAGACAAATATTTCTCACCCTGCCAATAATAAAGACAGTTTAACAGTATCACCTGAACCAGCAAAAATGGTATTGCCAAAGCAAGTGTTGCAAAACTATAAAAGTAATGGAGAAATGTCTTCGCTTAAGGATATGCCGGTTCCCATTCTCCAAACAAAAACTAAAGCAGCAAAAACTTCTAAAATAATAAAAGCTTCTAATAATATAACTGATTTAGAAAAAAGTAATTCTGTTGAAAAAAAACAAGAAAAAAAAATACAACAGCTTCAGCAAGAACTAGCACAAATGAAAACTATGCTAAATAAAGTTTTGCAAGGACAAAACTCAACAGGAGCTTCAAAAGAAATATTATTAAGTGATGCTTTAAATGAACAGGAAATAAAAAAAACTTTAATAAATGAAATTTTAAACATAGATAATAATGGTGACGAAAACAAGAACCTTTTCAAAAATTCGCTACAGTCTAAAAATATTTTGTTAAAATATTTAAGGGGTTATATGAGTGATTCTGCTGGAATAGAAATGGAAAAAGGTCATGCTAAGGTCGTTGCTTTAATTGGTGCTACAGGTGTTGGCAAAACCACTACATTGGCTAAAATTGCCTCACGATTTGTGTTGGAACAGGGATTAAGAGCTGCATTAATTACTGCTGATACTTATAGAATATCTGCTGTTGATCAATTAAAGACATATTCTGATATAATTGGATTACCACTAGAAATAGTTTATTCGCCTATTGAGTTGAAAAATATGATAGATAAACATAATGATAAACAACTTATATTGATAGATACAGCTGGAAGAAGTCAACATAATGATTATCAGCTTACAGAATTGCATGATTTTCTTGCAGTTAATGAAAATATAGAAAAACACTTAGTTTTAAGTGCTACTACTAAATATAAAGACATTGTAGATATAATCAGAAAATTTTCCTTATGCGCTCCTGATAAAATCATTTTTACTAAAACAGATGAAACACGCAGTGTGGGTATGATTGTCAATTTGCTGGAAGAGTACCCGATCACTCTGTCATATTTTACTAATGGGCAAAGTGTACCGGATGATATTTTTCCGGCGAAACCAGAAAATTTAGCTGATCTTTTATTGAGGTAAATATATGATTGACCAAGCATCTAAATTAAGGAAAATGATTGAACATAAAAAAATATATGGAAGTAGCCATATACATGATAAATCTAGTTATTCTCCCAGAATAATAGCTGTAACTAGTGGCAAGGGAGGCGTAGGCAAGACTAATTTTACAGTGAATTTGGCTATAGCACTTTCCCGGCTAGGGAAAAAAGTACTTATAATTGATGCGGATCTGGGATTGGCAAACGTAGAAGTTATTATGGGATGTTTATCACCATACACCATGATGGATTTACTTAATGGAAATATATCACTAGAAGAAATTATTTTGAAGGGTCCGGCAGGAATCCAGTATATTTCAGGTGGATCTGGGTTGGAACAATTATCTGATTTATCGATTGAAGATAGATCCCTATTGATACATAGATTATATGCTTGTGAAGAAGTTGCTGATATAATTTTGGTAGATACAGGTGCGGGTGTGGGACGAAATGTTCTTGATTTTTTAATTGCAGCTAATGAAATTATTTTGCTTACTACACCAGAACCCACAGCTCTTACGGATGCATATGCGGTAATAAAAGCATATATGGCTCGGTCAACGGTACCAAATATAAAGCTTGTTATAAATAAGATTTATGATAAAGATGAGGGGGATGAGGTGAGTTTAAAATTACGCATGACAGCAGAAAAATTTCTAAAAGTAACTATAAAAAATTTAGGTATGGTATATGATGACCATAATATGGTTAATGCTATAAAGAAACAAATTCCCCTTTTACTATCGTATCCTGATACCATTGCATCAAAGTGCATATCACAAATAGCAAACTCAATATTGCACGGAGGCAACATAAAAATTAAACGAAATTGGCATGATTTTTTACACCGTTTAATTTTTTCCAAATGATTTGTGGAGGGATTATTATGAGATGCCTTGATATTTTTAAAACAAAAAAGATCTTAAAAGTCGGACAAAGAGTAGAAATAACTGAAATTGGCAAAGAAAAAATTGACATAGAAGAGACATATACCAGTAGAGTAGAAGATATAAAAGACAATGAAGTATCTTTAGCTCTTCCTGTGGACTATCGTTTATGCCCTGTAATTCCTCTTAAAAATGAACTTATAGCAGGACGTATTATTGAAGATGAGTGTGTGTATAATTTTACTGCACACTACAATAAAATAAGCAATATTCCTATTCCAGTATGGATAGTTAATATATCTGACACAGTAATTAAGTCACAAAATAGAGAATTTGTCAGAGTTAAAACCCATCTTTCGTTGAAATTGATTATTACCAATAGCGATGGCAGTATGGGAGAGCCTTTTAAGGCAATGAGTGTAGATATAAGTGGTAATGGTATATCATTTTTGACTGATAAGAAAATAAAATTGGCAGCAAAATTAGTTTTGGATACAGAACCTATTCCTTTAGTTGGACGAATTTCTACTTTTGTAGAGGTAAAACGATGTTCTTTGACGAAGGATAAGTTACACTATTTATTAGGCTGTAAATTTATAAATCTACCAAAGCAAATTCAAAATAAATTAGTTAAACATTTATTTGCAAAACAAAGAGAAACTATTAATAAAGGTATTAAACTAAAATAAGGAGGGGATAGTATTGATTCGTGTTTTAATTGCAGATGATTCTAGCTTTATGCGAAAAATTTTGTCAGATTTATTTAAGGCAAATTCAGATTTTGAAGTAGTAGGTACAGCCATAAATGGCAAAGATACTATAGAAAAAGTTTTAAAATTAAAGCCGGACATTCTTACCCTTGATATTAATATGCCGGTTTTAGATGGATTGAAGGCATTGAAAATAATAATGGAAGAATGTCCCTTACCAGTAGTTATGATAAGCAGCCTTACTAAGGCGGGAGCTGATGAAACTATAAAGGCCTTGGAACTAGGTGCAGTTGATTTTATTAACAAAACAGGTGGCAGTATATCACGCGTGGATACTATAAGTAATGAAATAATAGAAAAATGTTATGCAGCTACTCGAGCAAATTTACGCTCAGCTATGCGTCAAGCAAATTTATCTAATCTAGGATCAAAAAGGAAAAAGTTATTATTCCCTTCTTTAAGTTCCAATAAACTAATTGCTATCGGTACATCAACAGGAGGACCGAAAGCCCTACAATATGTAATCACAAAATTACCAGCTGATCTGCCCTGTGGAGTGGTTGTTGTCCAGCATATGCCGCCTGGTTTCACAAAATCACTAGCAGACAGGTTAAATCAAATGTCACAAGTTACTGTGAAAGAAGCAGAAAATGGTGAGAGTATAAAACCAGCACATGTCTATATAGCCCCTGGTAATTATCATATGCTTGTAAATAAAGATACTCGCGGCAATATAATTACTTTAAATCAAAATCCTCCTATAGGAAATCATAGACCTTCAGTAAATGCTTTATTTGATTCAGTTGTTCCTTTCGGCAAGAATCTTGTATCAGTAATACTTACTGGAATGGGAAATGATGGTACTGTAGGAATGCAGCATATAAAAAAAGTTCATGGTTACATAATTGCTGAAAACGAAGCTACTTCAGTAGTATATGGAATGCCTAAATCAGTTGTAGATCTTGGTATAGCTGATGAAGTATTGCCTATAGATGAAATAGCCAATGCAATAGTTAATGCTATAAAAAGAATTTAAATATAGTTTTGGGGGAATAAAAAATGGATACTAATCAATACATGGAGATGTTTTTAGAAGAATCACGCGATCATTTACAGTCACTTAATGAACATCTTCTGGATCTTGAAAAAGACCCCACAGATTCTGATGCCATAAATGAAATATTCAGAAGTGCTCATACTTTAAAAGGTATGTCAGCAACTATGGGGTACACTACAATTGCAGAACTTACGCATGATATGGAAAATGTCTTAGATCTAATTCGTAATGATAAGCTAACTGCTGATGAAGATATTGTCGATGTATTATTTAAATGTATTGATGCCTTGCAGCAGATGGTTGATAATGTAAGTAACGGTGATCCTGAAGATGCTGTCGATGTAAAAGCCTTAGTAGATAAATTGAATGCTATTGCGTCAGGTAATGCCAATGCTGCAAAACCTGCAGCACCTGTACCTTCTCAAAATAAAGCAGCTGCTGCAGTACCCAAGGAAAATGTTCCCAAAACAGATATTGATTTAACAGATATTGATATGGATCTTATTGAAAATGCCAAAAAATCCGGACTGCGTGCTTTGCATGTTAAAATTGAATTGGCAGATACATGCGTATTAAAGGCAGTCCGTGCCTATATGGTAATGTCTGCATTGGATGAAATTGGTGAAGTAATAAAATCTATACCTGCTGCCGAAGATTTGGAACAAGAAAAATTTGATTATACTTTTGATTTGGTATTATTAACCGGTGAAGAAGAAACAAAAGTTGAATCTGTAATAGAAAGAATATCAGAAATAAAAAATGTAACTGTTACTTTAATACAGATAAATAATTCTGCTAAAAAAGAAACTTCCAAGAATGCTCCTGCACCTATTGCCGCTTCTAAGCCAAAGGCTCCAGTTAAAAAGAAACAGGCAATTCAACATCATGATAATTTAAAAAGTGGTCAGTCCGTACGTGTTGGTATTGAAAAACTAGATTCCTTAATGAATTTAGTGGGAGAACTGGTAATTAATAAGACCCGTTTGGAACAAATAGGTAATACACACCGTATTGCTGAATTAGTAGAAACTGTTGAACAAATGGATCGTGTAACTGGAGATTTGCAGTCTATAGTAATGAAAGTAAGGATGGTACCAGTTGGACAAGTATTCAATAGATTTCCTCGTGTTGTCCGTGATTTGGCTAAAGAGCTTAACAAAGAAGTAAATCTCACCATAGAAGGTGAAGATACTGAATTAGACAGAACAGTTATTGATGAAATAGGTGATCCTTTAGTTCACTTAATACGTAATTCAATGGACCATGGAATAGAACATCCTGATGATCGTGAAGCAAAAGGCAAATCACGTGTCGGTCAAGTTGGACTTATAGCAAGACATGAAGGAAATAACGTAATCATTATGGTAACTGATGATGGAGCTGGAATAGATGCTTCTGTTATCCGCAATAAGGCTGTGGAAAAAAATATTATCACACAGGAAGATGCTGATAATATGACTGATGCTGAAGCAGTTCGCTTGATATTCCTGCCAGGTTTTTCTACCTCTGAAGTTATAACTGATGTATCTGGACGTGGTGTAGGCATGGATGTAGTCAGAACTACCATTGAAGCTTTAGGTGGGGTCATTGACGTTGAAACCAAGAAAAATGAAGGAAGCATATTTAAGATAAAATTACCATTGACACTTGCTATAATCCAGGCATTATTGGTAAATGTTCAAGAAGAAATTTATGCTATTCCGCTGGCAGCCATTGACAGTACAATTAATATTACTCCTGAAGATATTAAAACCATTCAAAATAAAGAAACCATTGTCATTCGGGGAGAAATAATTCCTATTGTGCGGCTTGATAAAGCACTTAATGTAAAACATATTGACGAAAATAAAGAAACCGAAGAAATATATGTAGTTGTGGTACACATAGGCGATAAAAAATGTGGTATTATGGTAGATAAACTCATAGGTCAACAGGAAATAGTCATTAAAACTTTAGGAAAATTATTATCAGGAATAAAAGTTATATCTGGCGCAACTGTTTTAGGCAATGGACAAATTGCCCTTATATTAGATGTAGCTATTTTGATGCAGTAATTTTAGGAGGGATGTTATTATGGATCAGCAGGAAGTTTCATCAAGTGAAGTACAGATAGTTGCCTTTAAATTAAAACGGGAAGAATATGGAATAAGTATTTTAAATGTAGAAGAAATAAAGCGTCTTACAGATATAACTCGCGTTCCGTTTACACCAGAATTTATAAAAGGAGTTATGAATTTAAGAGGTAGTGTCCTGCCTGTAATTGATTTAAAAAAACGCATTGGTCTGCCAGATGCTGAATATTCCGATGCAACCAGAATTATTGTTGTAAAGCTAGAAGATATTACTGTCGGAATGATCGTTGATGCAGTTACAGAAGTTTTGGCTATAGATAGTGCTAATATAACAAATTCCAAACAAATAACTTCTACAGAAAGTGAAGCACATTCTGAATCTAATAAATTTATAACTGGTATTGGCAATTTAAATAACAGACTGGTTATTTTGTTAAATCTACCGGAAATTTTAGGTCTTAACAGTGAAAATAAATGAGGTGAGAACGTGTCGGACAATATGTTGAATTTATCAGCTATGCAATTGGATGCTATAAGGGAAATTGGTAATGTCGGCGCGGGGAATTCTGCTACTGCATTATCTCAGCTTATAAATAAAAAAATTGATATGGATGTTCCTAGCGTTTCTGTAGTTCCTTTAGCTGATGTTCCAGAATTAGTTGGTGGTCCTGACACTATGGTAGCAGGTATATTTTTACGTGTATATGGCAAAGCGCCGGGCAGTGTTTTATTTTTAATGCCTAAAGAAAGTGCCTTTTATTTGGTAGAACATTTATTAGGCGAGCCCAAAAATAGTGATGGCGAATTAGACGAAATGGATCAGTCAGCATTGATGGAAATTGGCAATATACTTGCAGGTGCTTATTTGAATGCATTGTCATACTATACAAAATTAACATTATTACCATCCATTCCTGCTATGGCTGTTGATATGGCTGGTGCTATTCTAAATGTTGTAATAGTTCAATTAGGTCAAATGGGGGATCACGCATTAGTAATTGAAACACAGTTTTTATCCGAAGATGACGGAATAAATGGACATTTTTTCCTAATTCCTGATTCTGGTTCGCTCCAAACAATTTTAAATGCGGTAGGAGTGAAATAACATGGCTGAATTATTAAAAGTTGGAATAGCCGATTATAAAACAGGCAAAGCCCCCAGCAAAATTATCAGTTATGGTTTAGGATCGTGCATAGGGATAACATTATATGATAAAATAGCAAAAATTGGTGGATTAGTTCATATTATGCTGCCTGACAGTACACAGGCCCGTGCTACAGAAAATCCAGCAAAATTTGCTAACACGGGTATCCCTCTTTTACTAAAGGAGGTTTTGGCATTAGGTGCTATAAAATCACGCCTAGTTGCAAAATTAGCTGGTGGATCCCAGATGTTTAAATTTGCCGGTGCTTCTGATATTATGTCCATTGGTTTAAGAAATGCCGAACTGGCGAAAAAAACTTTAACCGAATGTAATATAAAAATAGTTGGGGAAGATTTAGGTGGAACATACGGACGCACTGTAGAAATAGATTTGGAAACAGGTCTTTATAAAATAAAGACTATAAATAAGGGTGAAAAAATTATTTGACAGGTGAGTAAAATGGCAGATATGATGGATATCAGAGCAATGATCATCCGGGGACTGAAAAATGGCTGGCTCCAGGTGCTTATTATATCCATAATATTAGGTTGTATATCGGTATTGGCTGTTGTAACTGCCGGTATAACAAAAAATATATCAATGTTTGTGATTTTTAAAAGAATGATTTTTATGTTCATTATTACATTGAGCTGGAGCTTTCTTTTATTATTATTATTTTTTGCAATTATTCTTCCATATATGGCAAAACATTATAGCAACAAAACAGTTTCAAATGATATGCCTGACGAAGTAAATTCTGCAAAAAAAGCTGAACAAAATATCAAGAGTGATGCTGGATTGGCAAAAACGACTTAACTGTACGATGTACTGAATATAGTGTATGAAGCTAGATAATATATAACTATGAATATTATACATTTGCTAGTATATTAAGGAGGCACGAAATTTGCAAACAGACAAACCTCTTTCTGCCGCCGATGTTGCTAATTTATGGAAGAATTATAAAAATAATGATAATATAAAAGCAAGGAACAGCTTGATTGAGAATTATTTACCATTGGTGAACATTGTAGTAGGACATATCGCATATAATTTACCCGCGCATATAGAGCGCGATGATTTAATAAGTAGTGGTTTTTTTGGTTTAATGGATGCAATTGCGCGATTTGATATTAGTTTGGGAATAAAATTTGAAACTTATGCTAAAAGTCGTGTAAGAGGAGCTGTTCTTGATTACCTGCGCTCTAAAGACTGGTTGTCAGTATCATTACGTAAAAAAATCAAACTTTATGAAACAATATATACAAAATTGGAAGTAAAGCTACAACGAATGCCGCAAAAAGCAGAATTGGCTGATGCCATGTCAATGAATCTTGATGACTTGCATCGTTT is a window encoding:
- a CDS encoding MinD/ParA family protein; this translates as MIDQASKLRKMIEHKKIYGSSHIHDKSSYSPRIIAVTSGKGGVGKTNFTVNLAIALSRLGKKVLIIDADLGLANVEVIMGCLSPYTMMDLLNGNISLEEIILKGPAGIQYISGGSGLEQLSDLSIEDRSLLIHRLYACEEVADIILVDTGAGVGRNVLDFLIAANEIILLTTPEPTALTDAYAVIKAYMARSTVPNIKLVINKIYDKDEGDEVSLKLRMTAEKFLKVTIKNLGMVYDDHNMVNAIKKQIPLLLSYPDTIASKCISQIANSILHGGNIKIKRNWHDFLHRLIFSK
- a CDS encoding flagellar brake protein, whose protein sequence is MRCLDIFKTKKILKVGQRVEITEIGKEKIDIEETYTSRVEDIKDNEVSLALPVDYRLCPVIPLKNELIAGRIIEDECVYNFTAHYNKISNIPIPVWIVNISDTVIKSQNREFVRVKTHLSLKLIITNSDGSMGEPFKAMSVDISGNGISFLTDKKIKLAAKLVLDTEPIPLVGRISTFVEVKRCSLTKDKLHYLLGCKFINLPKQIQNKLVKHLFAKQRETINKGIKLK
- a CDS encoding protein-glutamate methylesterase/protein-glutamine glutaminase, producing the protein MIRVLIADDSSFMRKILSDLFKANSDFEVVGTAINGKDTIEKVLKLKPDILTLDINMPVLDGLKALKIIMEECPLPVVMISSLTKAGADETIKALELGAVDFINKTGGSISRVDTISNEIIEKCYAATRANLRSAMRQANLSNLGSKRKKLLFPSLSSNKLIAIGTSTGGPKALQYVITKLPADLPCGVVVVQHMPPGFTKSLADRLNQMSQVTVKEAENGESIKPAHVYIAPGNYHMLVNKDTRGNIITLNQNPPIGNHRPSVNALFDSVVPFGKNLVSVILTGMGNDGTVGMQHIKKVHGYIIAENEATSVVYGMPKSVVDLGIADEVLPIDEIANAIVNAIKRI
- the fliR gene encoding flagellar biosynthetic protein FliR; its protein translation is MDLFDMLQNHIGVFLLVLARTSGIFLISPFFGSTNIPMQIKAGAVFFITIVLFPVIDLQGTAMLPNSLLAYSMLIITELIIGWLIGFVGFVLFSAINLSGQLIDMQIGFAMVNVLDPTIGQTVPLVGSFLYNLCILIFLSTNGHYIILSALVESFSLIPPMTAHFDGKIVMFVINMVGNIFSTGIKLALPVLFAVLLTNVGLGVLARTMPQMNIFVVGIPAQIIVGIFVIGIMLPFYVIFLDVIFNELYGSITTMLQAIY
- the flhF gene encoding flagellar biosynthesis protein FlhF, with the protein product MQIKVFKEHTAKKAMDKVRRELGPDAVILHTKKYTTGGIFGYGGKKMVEITAAVEDIPKQEILPKVILPAKKTNISHPANNKDSLTVSPEPAKMVLPKQVLQNYKSNGEMSSLKDMPVPILQTKTKAAKTSKIIKASNNITDLEKSNSVEKKQEKKIQQLQQELAQMKTMLNKVLQGQNSTGASKEILLSDALNEQEIKKTLINEILNIDNNGDENKNLFKNSLQSKNILLKYLRGYMSDSAGIEMEKGHAKVVALIGATGVGKTTTLAKIASRFVLEQGLRAALITADTYRISAVDQLKTYSDIIGLPLEIVYSPIELKNMIDKHNDKQLILIDTAGRSQHNDYQLTELHDFLAVNENIEKHLVLSATTKYKDIVDIIRKFSLCAPDKIIFTKTDETRSVGMIVNLLEEYPITLSYFTNGQSVPDDIFPAKPENLADLLLR
- a CDS encoding chemotaxis protein CheA — its product is MDTNQYMEMFLEESRDHLQSLNEHLLDLEKDPTDSDAINEIFRSAHTLKGMSATMGYTTIAELTHDMENVLDLIRNDKLTADEDIVDVLFKCIDALQQMVDNVSNGDPEDAVDVKALVDKLNAIASGNANAAKPAAPVPSQNKAAAAVPKENVPKTDIDLTDIDMDLIENAKKSGLRALHVKIELADTCVLKAVRAYMVMSALDEIGEVIKSIPAAEDLEQEKFDYTFDLVLLTGEEETKVESVIERISEIKNVTVTLIQINNSAKKETSKNAPAPIAASKPKAPVKKKQAIQHHDNLKSGQSVRVGIEKLDSLMNLVGELVINKTRLEQIGNTHRIAELVETVEQMDRVTGDLQSIVMKVRMVPVGQVFNRFPRVVRDLAKELNKEVNLTIEGEDTELDRTVIDEIGDPLVHLIRNSMDHGIEHPDDREAKGKSRVGQVGLIARHEGNNVIIMVTDDGAGIDASVIRNKAVEKNIITQEDADNMTDAEAVRLIFLPGFSTSEVITDVSGRGVGMDVVRTTIEALGGVIDVETKKNEGSIFKIKLPLTLAIIQALLVNVQEEIYAIPLAAIDSTINITPEDIKTIQNKETIVIRGEIIPIVRLDKALNVKHIDENKETEEIYVVVVHIGDKKCGIMVDKLIGQQEIVIKTLGKLLSGIKVISGATVLGNGQIALILDVAILMQ
- the flhB gene encoding flagellar biosynthesis protein FlhB codes for the protein MNYMAVLRPCCRQFISCCNVNQPKFDLQLFAGEKTEDPTTKRLSDAHKKGQVAKSQDLSASIVILIGFFTLWGYGQYMYEEITQFMAFIFMNMPLVIDTEYIIHLFFETMGVLAKTVLPVMLAILLAGLALNYYQVGFIFTVEPLSFDLNRLNPITGMGRIFSKRSLMELFKSIAKILIVGYFVYLYIIDEVIQMPKLIFMDLQMALITIVNIIFKLAFEICAVLLILGIIDFMYQKWQHKQELKMSKQDIKDEFKQSEGDPQVKGKIKQKQKQMSIQRMMHEVPKADVIITNPTHFAIALKYEQGMTAPLIIAKGQDLVAQKIKAIAREAHIVIVENKPLARALYLSTEIGDVVPQELYKAVAEVLAYVYRLKKKKLA
- the flhA gene encoding flagellar biosynthesis protein FlhA; translation: MSIPSSAAAGNFIHKYSDIVVALAIVTIVIMMIIPLPTFLLDLLLCLNITLALTIVMITIYNVEPLDFSVFPSLLLITTLFRLALNVSSTRLILLDGYAGEIITSFGNFVVGGNPVVGFIVFVILIIIQFVVITKGAERVAEVSARFTLDAMPGKQMAIDADLNQGAITDAEAKARREKIQREADFYGAMDGASKFVKGDAIAAIIIIIINIFGGFIIGMAQRHLTIAQSLQQYTLLTVGEGLVNQIPALLISTATGIIVTRAASNANLGRDLTSQIFRNPRIFFIVSSVLLFLAIIPGLPGVPFCILALIALTIGYFLYKSQKTSLATSQVKQKEKDKEAIKKPENVVSLLQVDPMELEIGYSLIPLVDTGQGGDLLERIVMIRRQCALELGLVVPTIRIRDNIQIKPNAYIIKLKGIEIAKGELLLDHYLAMNSGTVVEEIEGIETTEPAFGLPAIWITEAQREQAELNGYTVVDAVSVLATHLTEEIKAHADEILGRQETQNLIDNIKKTSPSVVEELIPDLLTVGEIQKVLANLLHERVSIRDMGTILEVLSDYARVTKDTDILTEYVRHALARQITNQYVQNNTLPCVSLDPDVENKIASSIQRTDRGAFINLDPNITKNIIVSLNNVLQKLTDMGYQPIVLTGPAVRPYFRQLVERSISGIIVLSQAEIEPSVEIQILGVVKL